The nucleotide sequence TAACCGCTGAATAATCGCTGAATAACCGCTGATGGTTTCCCGACTGATCAACCAACGCTGAGATAACTATAAGCGATAACTATAAGCTTAGACCAACGATAAGCCAACAGCGCCCAGCGGTAACCCGTTGAAGTGTCAGAGTGAGAAGTGTCATAGTGAAGGGATAAAACGGTTTACATGTCGGCGGAGATATGCTAGACTACCGTAATTCTTTATCCGCAGCGCATATTAGCGGATAAACCCATGCGGTTCACTGTTTTCGGGCGATTTCTTCCGCCCGAGGAGCCGGGAAAAATCAAAAACCCGGTAGCGAAACAAGGCCGTCAGGCCGCAAGCTTTAACCAACCCTGGGCGGCGACTTCCGCCCGACGAACCCCGGCGGTTCGTGCAGCAACCCCGCAAGGGGTCGGCCTTCGGGCTGAAAAAGTGTGTGTTAGCAGCACCTGACTCGATCGGACCTGACCGTCCGCGTCGACTAAAACAAAACCTGAAACCTGGAGGTAAAGAGTGAAGAAGCTACTCACCATTCTGGCCGTTTTGGCGCTCGCCACCATGTCCCTGGCCAGCGTTACGGTTTTCGAGGGCGAGCAGAAGGACGTTGATTTCAAGGTCAAGGTCGGCGGCTACTTCCAGTTCCGCTGGGACTACGACCTGAACAACGCCGAAGGTAACGAAGCCGAGGGCGAAGGCAACCTCAAGGTCAAGCGTGCCAAGATCAGCTTCAAGGGCGACATCGGCGACTACTGGTCCTTCAAGGTCGTCGACTACGTCTCCAAGCCCGAGCTGGAAGAAATGGTGTTGACCTTCCAACCCGCCGATCTGTTCTGGATCGACTTCGGTCTGCTCAAGCCGGCCGGTTCCTACCTGCACAACTACAGCTCCTCGAAGCAGCCCTTCGTGGACCGTCCCGCTCACGACGGCTGGATGCCCAGCTTCTCCGAGGGTATGGCCCTCAACTTCGAGTACGAGAACTACATCCATCTGGCCATCGGCGTCTGGGACAACGACAACCTCGAGGCCTTCGAGACCACCGGCGGCGGCACCGACGCCCTGTCCGACATGGACCTGACCGTCTGGGCCAACAGCAAGTTCATGAAGGGTCTCAACCTCGGCGGTTTCTTCTACATGGGTAACGACCGCAGCGTTGAGGGTCTCGACGACGTGTTCATCCCCGTCATGGCTTACGGCGCCCACGCCAACTACACCTGGGACTACATCTATGCCGGTGTCCAGTACGTCGGCGGTTCCTGGAACATCTCCGAGGGCGTTGACGCTAACGGCGACACTCCCGAGGATTGGGAAGCCGATGACGTCTCCTTCATGGCCTTCTCCGGTGACCTGCTCGGTCGCTTCGCCATCGGCAGCGACTTCCTCGATATGATCGAGGTCGGCGGTCGCTTCGAGATGCTGGATCCGAACACCGACGGCGACGCCGAGTCCGACAGCTGGACCTTCATCACCGGTGGTTTCAACCTGTACTTCACCCCCGACCACTTCGCCAAGCTGCAGTTCAACTATGTCCACACTCTGCCCGAGGACGAGGATGTCCAGGGTGAGCAGGACGGCCAGATCGAGGCCATGCTGCAGTTGAAGTTCTAAGCACCTTTGGATTACGTCGGAGCCGCCCGCGCGGCGGCTCCGACAACATCCGCTCCCTTTCCTCCGGGGCAACACAGTTAACTTCATCACCCCCTATGACAGCTCCTTGGTGAACGTTGACTAACGGAAAACCGGAGGAAAACCCGGGGACGGCCTCAGCCGTCTCCGTTCCCCTTTCCCGCGAGGGCCGGATTTAGGTAAAGACGATACAACCCGACAGAAGCGTATCTCAAGCCGTAGCTCTATGATATTGCACCCTTTAGGGGTGTTTTTTTATTGGAATGTCAAATCGGTTGCGGGTCGGTTGAGGACTGAGTATCCAACATCAGCTCGGGGCTTGATGCACCGCCCTTTATCTGTGGAACGAGGCTCGAACCCCCTGCCCGATTCTTCGCCCCGCCGGGCGGGGTACGGAGCCCCCGACCGGTGCTCCCTGCGTCGACTAACAGCCGGGGCCGCCCGCCTGGACGACCCCGTTCCGACACACGCTTCAAAACGCTACAGCCCCGGCGGCAGCTCCCCGCCCAGGTTGCGCGGATCCAGCCCCAGGGACTTCAGCTTGCGCCGACCCTTCTTGCCCGACAGGCCGCTGAAGGCCTTGGCCATCTGGCGGTACTGGTTGAGCAACTGGTTGACCCGGGCCACGGTGACCCCGGAACCCCGGGCGATCCGCCGCCGCCGGGAGCCGTCGATGATATTGGGATAGCGGCGCTCCTTGGGGGTCATCGAACCGATGACGGCCTCGGAGCGCCGCAGCTCACGCTGCAGTTGGTCCTCGTCGGCCCCGGCCGCCAGGGAGCGCATCCCCGGCACCATCCCGATGATCTCGCTCATATCGCCCATCTGGGCGATACCGCGCAACTGCTCGGCGAAGTCGTTCAGGTCGAAGCCGCCCTTGAGCAGTTTCTGCTCCAGTTTCTTCGCCTGCTCCTCGTCGTAGACCCGCCGGGCCTTCTCCGCCAGCCCGATGACATCGCTCAGGCCCAGGATGCGCCGGGAAAGACCGTCGGGACGGAAGACGTCCAGGTCGTCGGGACGTTCCCCGGTGCCGACGAAGCGCACCGGCAGCCCCAACCCGCCGGCGATCGAGAGGATGCAGCCGCCGCGGGCGTCGCCGTCCAGCTTGCTGACGATCACACCGTCGAGCTCCAGCCGCTCGTGGAAGGCCTCGGCCACGTTGAGAGCCTCCTGGCCCGTCATGGCGTCGACGACCAGCCAGACACCCTGGGGCCGCAGGGCCCGCTTCTGCTCGACCAGCTCCGCCATCAGCTCCTCGTCGAGTTGGAGCCGCCCGGCGGTGTCGACGATGGTCAACTCGTGGCCCTGGGCTTCGGCCAAACGCTTGCCGGCCAGGGCCGTCGCCGTCGGTCCCTCGACGAAGGGCTCGCGAGGGTAGACCGCGGTCTTGATCAGATCCGCCAGCTTGACCAACTGCTCCCGGGCCGCCGGTCGCCGGGTGTCCGTGGCCACCAGCAGACAGGAACGGCCTGCGGCGCCGAAGCGCCTGGCCAGCTTGGCCGCCGTCGTCGTCTTGCCGCCACCCTGCAGTCCCACCAACATCACCAGGGCCGGACGGGGCAGGTTGAGCC is from Candidatus Coatesbacteria bacterium and encodes:
- a CDS encoding signal recognition particle protein, with translation MFERLTRRLGGLFKRLSGRGKLSEQNIKEALREVRVALLEADVNLRVVKRFLKGVKEDALGAEVLESLTPGQHFIGVVQRRLRVLLERSDARLNLPRPALVMLVGLQGGGKTTTAAKLARRFGAAGRSCLLVATDTRRPAAREQLVKLADLIKTAVYPREPFVEGPTATALAGKRLAEAQGHELTIVDTAGRLQLDEELMAELVEQKRALRPQGVWLVVDAMTGQEALNVAEAFHERLELDGVIVSKLDGDARGGCILSIAGGLGLPVRFVGTGERPDDLDVFRPDGLSRRILGLSDVIGLAEKARRVYDEEQAKKLEQKLLKGGFDLNDFAEQLRGIAQMGDMSEIIGMVPGMRSLAAGADEDQLQRELRRSEAVIGSMTPKERRYPNIIDGSRRRRIARGSGVTVARVNQLLNQYRQMAKAFSGLSGKKGRRKLKSLGLDPRNLGGELPPGL